Below is a window of Thermoanaerobaculia bacterium DNA.
ACGTCGTGCCCAAAACGGTCGTTGACGGCCTTGAACTCGTCCACGTCGAGGAGGACGAGCGACAGGGCGTCGTCGTAACGCTTCGCGCCGATCGACTCGCGTTCGAGGTTCGCGTCGAACGAGCGCCGGTTCGGCAGGCCCGTCAGCGGATCCGTCGAGGCCAGGCGCGCGAGCTCGCGGTTCTTCTCCTCGAGCTCGGCCTGGAGGCGGCGCAGCGTCAGCCCGCCGTGGAGGCGGGCGAGGAGCTCGGCGACGTCGACGGGCTTGACGAGGTAGTCGTCGGCACCGATCGCGATTCCCTCCGCGCGCATCGGCCCCTCCCCGCGCGCGGAGGCGATGATCACGAAGACTCGGGCGAGCGCCGGGTCGCTCTTGATCGCTCGGGTGAGCGCGCCGCCGTCCAGGATCGGAAGCACCCAGTCGAGGAGCACCGCGTCGGGACACCACTTCCGGATCAGCACGAGCCCGGCGGCGCCGTCGGCGGCCGATTGCACCTCGTACCCGCCGCGCGTCAGCGCCCCGGCGAGGACCTCCCGATAGTTCGGATCGTCCTCCACGACGACCACTCTTCCACGCGTCAACGAATCACCCGCTTTCGGCCAACCCGAGGCAGACTCTATACCGCCCGCGATTTCGCGCCCTCCGGGAACCGGTTTTCGTAGAATGACCGGACCGTCGAAGGAGAGTTGCCCGATGAAGACGTTCCCGCGTTTCCTGCTCGCCGCCGCCGCTTCGGTCGCCGCCGCTCTGGCCTGCGCCGCGGAGGATCCGTTCGCCGGGTTCGTCCCCCGCGCCCTGGGGCCCGCGATGACGGGCGGACGCGTCGTTTCCTTCGCCGTCGACCCGGAGAACCCGGACCTCTTCTACGCGGGCCTCGCGTCGGGCGGCGTCTGGAAGACGATCAACGACGGGGTGACGTGGGCGCCGGTCTTCGAGCACGAACCGGTCTTCTCGATCGGCGCTCTCGCGATCGACCCGAAGGATCCCTCGGTGATCTGGGCGGGAACGGGGGAAGGCAACAGCACCCGCAGCGTCTCGTGGGGGGACGGGATCTACAAGTCCGTGGACGGCGGGAAGAACTGGAAGAACGTCGGCCTGAAGAACTCGGAGCGGATCGGCCGGATCGCCGTCGACCCCTACGACCCGAACGTCGTCTACGTCGCGGCCGAAGGGTCGCTCTGGGGACCGACCCCGGAGCGCGGCGTCTACAAGACCGAGGACGGCGGCAAGACCTGGAAGAACGTCCTCTTCGTCTCCGAACACACCGGCGCGGCCGACGTCGTCATCGACCCGGTCCATCCCGACGTCGTGTACGCGACGGCCTACCAGCGCGAGCGGCGGGCGTGGTCTTTCGTCGGCGGCGGACCCGAGAGCGCGATCTGGAAATCCAGCGACGCGGGGAAGAGCTGGAACAAGATCATGAACGGAATCCCGAAACGGGATCTCGGCCGCATCGGACTGTCCGTCTCCCCCGCCGATCCGCGCGTCGTCTACGCGACCGTCGAGGCGTCGGAGAAGAAGGGTGGCGTCTTCCGTTCGCTCGACGGGGGAGCGACCTGGGACAAGCGCAACGAC
It encodes the following:
- a CDS encoding response regulator — encoded protein: MTRGRVVVVEDDPNYREVLAGALTRGGYEVQSAADGAAGLVLIRKWCPDAVLLDWVLPILDGGALTRAIKSDPALARVFVIIASARGEGPMRAEGIAIGADDYLVKPVDVAELLARLHGGLTLRRLQAELEEKNRELARLASTDPLTGLPNRRSFDANLERESIGAKRYDDALSLVLLDVDEFKAVNDRFGHDV